One region of Collinsella aerofaciens ATCC 25986 genomic DNA includes:
- the tpiA gene encoding triose-phosphate isomerase, translating into MPNRTLLIAGNWKMNNDVAEAAKLADELAQALPEVPAGVEVLVCPPTIDITTVHDRIQAAPIALGAQNVYWEAKGAFTGESSCDMLKSAGCTYCIIGHSERRDYFHETDEDQNKKAKALVAAGLVPVFCCGESLEVREAGTYVEHVVNQVKAGLEGLEITCPKQVVVAYEPIWAIGTGKTATAEDAQEVCGAIRETLKEMFGEELANGIRVLYGGSAKPGNIAELVAKPDVDGALVGGASLKAADFASMVVKAGE; encoded by the coding sequence ATGCCTAATCGCACCCTTCTTATCGCTGGTAACTGGAAGATGAACAACGACGTCGCCGAGGCTGCCAAGCTCGCCGACGAGCTGGCCCAGGCTCTGCCCGAGGTTCCGGCTGGCGTCGAGGTGCTCGTCTGCCCTCCGACCATCGACATCACCACGGTTCATGACCGCATTCAGGCTGCCCCCATCGCCCTCGGTGCACAGAACGTGTACTGGGAGGCCAAGGGTGCCTTCACCGGTGAGTCCTCTTGCGACATGCTCAAGTCCGCTGGCTGCACCTACTGCATCATCGGTCACTCCGAGCGTCGTGATTACTTCCACGAGACCGACGAGGATCAGAACAAGAAGGCCAAGGCCCTCGTTGCCGCCGGTCTTGTTCCCGTCTTCTGCTGCGGTGAGTCTCTTGAGGTCCGCGAGGCCGGCACCTATGTCGAGCACGTCGTGAACCAGGTCAAGGCTGGTCTCGAGGGTCTCGAGATCACTTGCCCCAAGCAGGTCGTCGTCGCCTACGAGCCCATCTGGGCTATCGGCACCGGCAAGACCGCTACCGCCGAGGACGCTCAGGAGGTCTGCGGCGCTATCCGTGAGACCCTCAAGGAGATGTTCGGCGAGGAGCTCGCTAACGGCATCCGCGTTCTCTATGGTGGCTCTGCCAAGCCCGGCAACATCGCCGAGCTCGTCGCCAAGCCCGACGTCGACGGCGCCCTCGTGGGCGGCGCTTCGCTCAAGGCTGCCGACTTCGCTTCTATGGTCGTCAAGGCAGGCGAGTAG
- the gap gene encoding type I glyceraldehyde-3-phosphate dehydrogenase encodes MAVKVAINGFGRIGRLAFRQMFGHEGSEIVAINDLTSPDMLAYLLKYDSTQGNYARDHEVVAGEDSITVDGKEIKIYKEADANNLPWGDLDVDVVLECTGFYTSKAKAQAHINAGAKKVVISAPAGSDLPTIVYNVNHETLTAEDNIISAASCTTNCLAPMAKGLNDFAPIVSGIMTTIHAFTGDQMPLDGPQRKGNFRRSRACSENIVPNTTGAAKAIGLVLPELNGKLIGAAQRVPTPTGSLTNLYAVVDKKVTVDEVNAAMKAYAETIPDTFAYNEDQIVSRDIVGETHGSIFDATQTMCSDLGNGQTLVQVTSWYDNENSYTSQMVRTIKYFEKFVA; translated from the coding sequence ATGGCAGTAAAGGTTGCTATTAACGGCTTCGGTCGCATCGGTCGTCTGGCCTTCCGCCAGATGTTCGGTCATGAGGGCTCCGAGATCGTCGCTATCAACGACCTCACCTCTCCCGATATGCTCGCTTACCTGCTGAAGTACGACTCCACGCAGGGCAACTATGCTCGCGATCACGAGGTCGTCGCTGGCGAGGATTCCATCACCGTTGACGGCAAGGAGATCAAGATCTACAAGGAGGCCGACGCCAACAACCTGCCTTGGGGCGACCTCGACGTCGACGTCGTTCTCGAGTGCACCGGCTTCTACACCAGCAAGGCTAAGGCTCAGGCCCACATCAACGCTGGCGCCAAGAAGGTCGTCATCTCCGCTCCGGCCGGCAGCGATCTGCCCACCATCGTGTACAACGTCAACCATGAGACGCTGACCGCTGAGGACAACATCATCTCCGCTGCTTCCTGCACCACCAACTGCCTCGCCCCGATGGCCAAGGGCCTGAACGACTTCGCTCCCATCGTCTCCGGCATCATGACCACCATCCACGCCTTCACCGGCGACCAGATGCCGCTCGACGGCCCGCAGCGCAAGGGCAACTTCCGTCGCTCCCGCGCCTGCTCCGAGAACATCGTCCCGAACACCACGGGCGCTGCCAAGGCCATCGGCCTGGTTCTCCCCGAGCTCAACGGCAAGCTCATCGGTGCCGCCCAGCGCGTCCCGACGCCGACCGGCTCGCTGACCAACCTCTACGCCGTCGTTGACAAGAAGGTCACCGTCGACGAGGTCAACGCTGCCATGAAGGCCTACGCCGAGACCATCCCCGATACCTTCGCCTACAACGAGGACCAGATCGTCTCCCGCGACATCGTCGGCGAGACCCACGGCTCCATCTTCGACGCCACTCAGACCATGTGCTCTGATCTCGGCAACGGCCAGACCCTCGTTCAGGTCACCTCTTGGTACGACAACGAGAACTCTTACACCTCTCAGATGGTCCGCACCATCAAGTACTTCGAGAAGTTCGTTGCTTAA
- the rapZ gene encoding RNase adapter RapZ, with translation MQKGDAMDAAERSERIPDIVIITGMSGSGRTQAMHVFEDMGYFCIDNLPPRLIAQLAELVGINTGVGRHLAVTCDLRSQGLFDELLDAVAALEEREMSCDIVFLEASDEVLIRRYSENRRRHPIAKPGETTADAIQRERLQLQGVRDRADMIIDTSRLRTSALRNKLRMAFSELSDQQLMDVHVFSFGFKHGMPIEADIMIDVRFLPNPFYDPEMRTMTGLDKKVSDFVLDHPKTQEFWKAWTQLLDTVMPGYIAEGKPQLSIAIGCTGGQHRSVAIAEATARYLEGAQYHVSISHRDLSRANTKA, from the coding sequence ATGCAAAAGGGAGATGCCATGGATGCGGCGGAGCGCTCGGAGCGTATCCCCGATATCGTTATCATCACCGGAATGTCCGGCTCGGGCCGAACTCAAGCCATGCATGTGTTTGAGGACATGGGCTATTTTTGTATCGACAACCTGCCCCCACGCCTGATTGCCCAGCTTGCTGAGCTCGTTGGCATCAATACGGGCGTGGGCAGGCACCTTGCCGTTACCTGCGACCTGCGTAGCCAGGGCTTGTTCGATGAACTGCTCGATGCTGTTGCCGCACTGGAAGAGCGCGAGATGAGCTGCGACATTGTGTTTCTCGAGGCGTCTGACGAGGTGCTGATTCGCCGGTATAGCGAAAACCGTCGTCGCCATCCCATTGCAAAGCCGGGGGAGACCACGGCCGACGCTATTCAGCGTGAACGTCTGCAGCTGCAGGGCGTTCGCGATCGAGCCGATATGATTATCGACACGAGCCGCTTGCGCACTTCTGCCTTGCGCAACAAGCTGCGCATGGCTTTTTCCGAGCTGTCCGACCAGCAGCTTATGGATGTCCACGTGTTCTCGTTTGGCTTTAAGCATGGCATGCCCATCGAGGCGGATATCATGATCGATGTTCGCTTCTTGCCCAATCCTTTCTACGATCCCGAGATGCGCACCATGACCGGTCTCGATAAGAAGGTCTCCGATTTTGTCTTGGACCACCCCAAGACCCAGGAGTTCTGGAAGGCCTGGACCCAGCTGCTCGATACGGTCATGCCGGGTTATATCGCAGAGGGCAAGCCGCAGCTTTCCATTGCTATCGGCTGCACAGGCGGACAGCACCGTAGCGTCGCCATTGCCGAGGCCACGGCCCGTTACCTGGAGGGTGCTCAGTATCATGTGAGCATCTCCCACCGTGACCTGTCGCGTGCCAACACGAAGGCATAG
- the secG gene encoding preprotein translocase subunit SecG — protein sequence MGPFQILLFVVWAVSAVALTILVLMHSGKGTGVSDMIASSLYNSSSATGVMEQNLDRLTVIMAVVFAVCVVLCMFFFPQGIVGY from the coding sequence ATGGGTCCGTTTCAGATTCTTCTGTTTGTCGTTTGGGCTGTCTCTGCCGTGGCGCTGACGATTCTCGTCCTGATGCACTCTGGTAAGGGCACCGGCGTTTCGGATATGATCGCTAGCTCGCTGTATAACTCCAGCTCTGCCACGGGCGTCATGGAGCAGAACCTCGATCGCCTGACGGTAATTATGGCCGTCGTTTTTGCCGTGTGTGTCGTCCTGTGCATGTTCTTCTTCCCGCAGGGTATCGTCGGCTACTAA
- a CDS encoding ROK family protein: MENKYVCSVDIGGTKIATAIMEYPADGGVPHPVFEAEVPTEAQEGGEAVFQRIEASIKAALEANPDVEVLGVGIGAAGVVDPKTGAIAYANEIMPGWSGVQLGPRLREDLGLPVAVVGDVQAHALGEAHWGVGKGKFSVLCLGIGTGIGGAYVENGRVMQGFHGAAGHMGHIECSAAAGIPCACGRSGHLESVASGTSIGRMYDERFGRVDPSRPSVGRDVNDLCRAGDAKATEVIHDAGFALGASLGSLANILDPEVIVLSGGVIHQGPDWRSQTWKDSVHEGYASQALDPLQDTPILIGSLEGDAPLIGAAEHLLASLK, encoded by the coding sequence ATGGAGAACAAGTACGTCTGCTCTGTCGATATCGGCGGAACTAAGATCGCGACTGCCATCATGGAGTATCCGGCTGACGGCGGTGTGCCCCATCCCGTTTTTGAGGCTGAGGTTCCCACCGAGGCCCAGGAGGGTGGCGAAGCAGTCTTCCAGCGCATCGAGGCGTCTATCAAGGCAGCTCTTGAGGCAAATCCCGATGTCGAGGTCCTCGGAGTTGGCATCGGCGCTGCCGGTGTCGTCGACCCCAAGACGGGCGCCATCGCGTATGCCAATGAGATTATGCCCGGCTGGTCCGGTGTTCAGTTGGGGCCGCGTCTGCGCGAGGACCTCGGCCTTCCCGTTGCCGTTGTAGGCGACGTGCAGGCTCATGCTCTGGGCGAGGCCCACTGGGGCGTCGGCAAGGGCAAGTTCTCCGTCTTGTGTTTGGGCATCGGTACGGGCATCGGCGGCGCATATGTCGAGAACGGCCGCGTGATGCAGGGCTTCCATGGTGCTGCCGGCCATATGGGCCACATCGAGTGCTCGGCTGCCGCCGGCATTCCCTGCGCCTGCGGGCGTTCCGGCCATCTGGAGTCGGTTGCTTCCGGAACATCAATCGGGCGCATGTACGATGAGCGTTTTGGCCGCGTCGACCCCAGCCGTCCTTCGGTCGGCCGTGACGTGAACGACCTGTGCCGCGCAGGCGACGCAAAGGCGACCGAGGTCATTCATGACGCCGGCTTTGCGCTGGGCGCCAGCCTGGGCTCGCTCGCTAACATCCTGGACCCTGAGGTCATCGTGCTTTCGGGCGGCGTGATTCACCAAGGCCCCGATTGGCGTTCACAGACGTGGAAGGACTCGGTGCACGAGGGCTATGCCAGCCAGGCGCTCGACCCGCTTCAGGACACGCCGATTCTCATCGGCTCTCTGGAGGGCGACGCGCCGCTCATCGGTGCCGCCGAACACCTTCTTGCATCGTTGAAGTAA
- a CDS encoding phosphoglycerate kinase, with protein MAFTKKTVRDIDVDGKRVLVRVDFNVPIKDGVVGDTTRIKAALPTINYLVEHNARVILMSHLGRPEGTGFQPELSLEPVAKKLAELSGLDVAFVADTYGEKAAEAVAAVEPGKVLVLENVRFDKREKKNDPEIAKKLASYGDVFVLDAFGTAHRAQGSVVGPAAYLPAVAGFLLEKEVDTLTGIFAEPERPFVAIVGGSKVSSKIGVLDHLIDSADTLIIGGGMAYTFFLAQGLSVGQSLKEEDWVERAGEMLKKAEEKGVKILLPIDNRVADHFGEDAVPEVVASDAIPDDREGMDIGPKTEELYAEAVKGAKTVFWNGPMGVFEFDNFAHGTQAIAEAVAEADCTSIIGGGDSVAAVNKFNLADKMSWISTGGGASMELVEGKALPGVEALLDA; from the coding sequence ATGGCCTTTACCAAGAAGACCGTCCGCGACATCGATGTCGACGGCAAGCGCGTTCTCGTCCGCGTTGACTTCAACGTGCCTATCAAGGATGGCGTCGTTGGCGACACCACCCGTATCAAGGCTGCCCTGCCCACCATCAACTATCTCGTTGAGCACAACGCTCGCGTCATCCTCATGAGCCACCTCGGCCGTCCCGAGGGCACTGGCTTCCAGCCTGAGCTCTCCCTTGAGCCTGTCGCTAAGAAGCTCGCTGAGCTCTCTGGTCTCGACGTTGCCTTTGTCGCCGACACCTACGGCGAGAAGGCTGCTGAGGCTGTCGCCGCCGTCGAGCCGGGCAAGGTCCTCGTTCTCGAGAACGTCCGTTTCGACAAGCGTGAGAAGAAGAACGATCCCGAGATCGCCAAGAAGCTCGCTTCCTATGGTGACGTCTTCGTTCTCGATGCCTTCGGCACCGCTCACCGCGCCCAGGGTTCCGTCGTGGGCCCCGCCGCTTACCTGCCTGCAGTCGCTGGCTTCCTGCTCGAGAAGGAGGTCGACACGCTGACCGGCATCTTCGCCGAGCCCGAGCGCCCCTTCGTCGCTATCGTCGGCGGTTCCAAGGTTTCTTCCAAGATCGGCGTTCTCGATCACCTCATCGACTCCGCTGACACCCTGATCATCGGTGGCGGCATGGCCTACACCTTCTTCCTGGCTCAGGGCCTGTCCGTCGGTCAGTCCCTCAAGGAAGAGGACTGGGTCGAGCGCGCCGGCGAGATGCTCAAGAAGGCCGAGGAGAAGGGTGTCAAGATCCTGCTCCCCATCGACAACCGCGTTGCCGATCACTTTGGCGAGGACGCTGTCCCCGAGGTTGTCGCTTCCGACGCTATCCCCGACGACCGTGAGGGTATGGACATCGGCCCCAAGACCGAGGAGCTCTACGCCGAGGCCGTCAAGGGCGCCAAGACCGTGTTCTGGAACGGCCCCATGGGCGTCTTCGAGTTCGACAACTTCGCTCATGGCACCCAGGCTATCGCCGAGGCTGTTGCCGAGGCTGATTGCACCTCGATCATCGGTGGTGGCGATTCCGTCGCAGCCGTCAATAAGTTTAACCTGGCCGACAAGATGAGCTGGATCTCCACCGGCGGTGGCGCTTCCATGGAGCTCGTCGAGGGTAAGGCCCTGCCCGGAGTGGAGGCGCTTCTCGATGCCTAA
- the whiA gene encoding DNA-binding protein WhiA yields the protein MSFTAEVRDELARCEPECEYCDLSTLAALTRVSGTLSLAGSGRYRLTVATETGAVARTMIALTHRILKLKTEFTVRKSVLHKVRNYLITLPDQPDLDKALVLLGILDRRGGLVAGVPRHIVARPCCRLAYIRGALIAGGFVADPRGDFHLEIAVQGEEYAKGLCDLLEQIGVHARVNARRGSYAVYIKSAEEIKRLLQLIGAKRSVAEIEEARAVKLVKNDVNRRVNAELANQTRSAGAAQHQLALIDELDRRGLRETLPDALAVFCDLRERYPDLSLRDLGEMADPPLSKSALYHRVLRLEKLIEASG from the coding sequence ATGTCGTTTACCGCTGAGGTGCGTGACGAGCTTGCGCGCTGCGAACCAGAATGCGAATACTGCGATTTGTCGACGCTTGCTGCGCTAACGCGTGTGAGCGGCACGCTTTCGCTGGCGGGCTCGGGACGGTACCGCTTGACGGTCGCGACCGAGACGGGTGCTGTGGCGCGCACGATGATTGCGCTGACGCATCGTATCCTTAAGCTCAAGACCGAATTCACGGTTCGTAAGTCGGTCCTGCACAAGGTACGAAACTATCTCATCACCTTGCCCGATCAGCCCGATTTGGATAAGGCTCTGGTGCTGCTGGGCATTCTCGACCGTAGGGGAGGGCTCGTCGCGGGTGTGCCGCGCCACATCGTCGCCCGTCCTTGCTGCAGGCTCGCCTATATTCGCGGTGCGCTGATTGCCGGAGGCTTTGTTGCCGACCCGCGTGGCGATTTTCATTTGGAGATCGCGGTTCAGGGCGAGGAGTATGCAAAGGGACTTTGCGACCTTCTGGAGCAGATTGGAGTTCACGCCCGCGTCAATGCGCGTCGCGGCTCGTATGCCGTGTACATCAAGAGTGCCGAGGAGATTAAACGTCTGTTACAGCTGATTGGCGCCAAGCGCAGCGTTGCCGAGATTGAAGAGGCCCGCGCGGTTAAGCTGGTGAAGAACGACGTGAATCGTCGCGTGAACGCAGAGCTTGCCAACCAGACCAGAAGTGCCGGTGCCGCCCAACATCAGCTTGCGCTCATCGATGAGCTTGATCGGCGCGGTTTGCGCGAAACGCTGCCGGACGCTCTGGCAGTTTTTTGTGACTTACGCGAGCGTTACCCCGATCTCTCACTGCGAGATTTGGGGGAAATGGCCGACCCTCCTTTGTCGAAGTCGGCCTTGTATCACCGTGTTTTGCGCCTTGAAAAGCTCATTGAAGCAAGCGGGTAG
- the gpmI gene encoding 2,3-bisphosphoglycerate-independent phosphoglycerate mutase, with the protein MAQRHLPALLIIMDGCGLAPADGENAVAAAKTPFLDSLYEKYPHTTLGASGEDVGLPDGQMGNSEVGHLNIGAGRIVFQELSRINNAIKDGSIAKNEVFVKAMDDVKADGKTLHLMGLMSPGGVHSHMNHVEALVKMAAEHGVKTVRVHAFMDGRDVDPQSGAGYMSEFCAFLAKISEETGCDARVATVSGRYWAMDRDNRWERIQRAYDVMVNASDADTDPVAGIKAYYEKDPRGDEFVEPFAAHNEGIHEGDAAIFFNFRPDRARQMTRVFTDKEFDGFEREQIKLSHFVTMTEYDPTFDVEVAFPKTFPENVLADVIAANGLKQLHTAETEKYAHVTFFLNGGIEEPKEGEERVLVASPKVATYDLQPEMSAPEVTEKLVAAINEDRADFYIVNFANCDMVGHTGVFDAAVKAVEAVDDALSKVVPAILAKGGFALITADHGNADHMFDVASDGSKHPFTAHTTNRVPFIIVDEKAQLTGIEDGRLSDIAPTMLTMAGIEPSAEMTGRVLATEA; encoded by the coding sequence ATGGCACAACGTCATCTTCCTGCACTCCTGATCATCATGGACGGCTGTGGCCTGGCTCCGGCCGATGGCGAGAACGCCGTCGCCGCTGCTAAGACGCCCTTCCTTGATAGCCTGTACGAGAAGTATCCTCACACCACGCTCGGTGCTTCGGGCGAGGATGTGGGCCTTCCCGACGGTCAGATGGGAAACTCCGAGGTGGGTCACCTCAACATCGGTGCCGGCCGCATCGTGTTCCAGGAGCTTTCGCGCATCAACAATGCCATCAAGGACGGTTCCATCGCCAAGAACGAGGTTTTCGTCAAGGCTATGGACGATGTCAAGGCTGACGGCAAGACTCTCCATCTCATGGGCCTTATGAGTCCTGGCGGTGTTCATTCTCACATGAACCACGTCGAGGCTCTGGTCAAGATGGCTGCCGAGCACGGTGTCAAGACCGTTCGCGTCCACGCCTTTATGGACGGCCGCGACGTCGACCCGCAGTCCGGTGCCGGTTACATGAGTGAGTTCTGCGCCTTCCTGGCCAAGATCTCCGAGGAGACCGGTTGCGACGCTCGCGTTGCCACCGTCTCGGGCCGTTATTGGGCCATGGACCGCGACAACCGTTGGGAGCGCATCCAGCGCGCCTACGATGTCATGGTCAATGCGTCCGATGCCGATACCGACCCCGTTGCCGGTATCAAGGCCTACTACGAGAAGGATCCGCGCGGCGATGAGTTCGTCGAGCCCTTTGCTGCCCACAACGAGGGCATCCACGAGGGTGACGCGGCCATCTTCTTCAACTTCCGTCCCGACCGCGCCCGTCAGATGACTCGCGTGTTCACGGACAAGGAGTTCGACGGCTTTGAGCGCGAGCAGATCAAGCTTTCGCACTTTGTGACGATGACTGAGTACGACCCGACGTTTGACGTCGAGGTCGCTTTCCCCAAGACGTTCCCCGAGAACGTCCTGGCCGACGTTATCGCCGCCAATGGCCTGAAGCAGCTGCACACCGCCGAGACCGAGAAGTACGCCCACGTGACGTTCTTCCTCAACGGCGGCATCGAGGAGCCCAAGGAGGGCGAGGAGCGCGTGCTCGTCGCTTCCCCCAAGGTCGCTACCTACGATCTGCAGCCTGAGATGAGCGCTCCCGAGGTTACTGAGAAGCTTGTCGCCGCCATCAACGAGGATCGCGCTGATTTCTACATCGTGAACTTCGCAAACTGCGACATGGTTGGCCATACCGGCGTGTTCGACGCTGCCGTTAAGGCTGTCGAGGCCGTTGACGATGCCCTGTCCAAGGTTGTCCCGGCGATTCTCGCCAAGGGCGGCTTTGCGCTGATCACCGCCGACCACGGCAACGCCGATCACATGTTTGACGTCGCTTCCGACGGTTCCAAGCATCCGTTCACGGCTCACACCACCAACCGCGTGCCGTTCATCATCGTTGATGAGAAGGCACAGCTTACCGGTATCGAGGACGGCCGTCTCTCCGATATCGCTCCGACTATGCTCACCATGGCTGGTATTGAGCCTTCCGCCGAGATGACGGGTCGCGTACTCGCCACCGAGGCCTAA
- a CDS encoding peptide ABC transporter substrate-binding protein encodes MADSMFHQPVMGRRAFVGGTLAASSMAFLAACGKKGGDASGSESGSKLNFYINNPVCIDPYNVQEDQGTQVEYQLFDALTSYDAEKGEIVPLACESFEANDDATEFTFKIKKAKFHNGDDVTSKSFKLGWERLVNTKSAVATEYGPSEVSYHLSMVEGYDDLLAGNATELSGVTCPDDETLVVKLASAYADFPFVASHPALAPVPECAESDVKSFYLAPVGNGPFMMDGKWEDGQEINVKKFDDYYGDKAKIDGIHFQVIKDMETAYKEFQAGNLDVCDVPVAQIDAAKKDRGVSKDGYTMGDGERMLLGAEPSTYYLTCNTTAEPFSNADLRRGISLAINREAICKTIFKGTRTPADGIVPPGIDGYKEGAWEFCAYDVDKANEYLDKVAPAGANGDRGISVTLSYNQDGGHKEIMESIIGDLAKVGVTAVSDTPEWSALLEQYQNFNYQFGRLGWIADYPIMDNFLYPLFHSDSLGGDNRSGYNNPEFDAKVDEARTIVDDEERVAKMQEADAMVAADCPVIPIMFYTHTIAGSDRIKHLYVDPQKHADLGTAELA; translated from the coding sequence ATGGCTGATTCTATGTTCCACCAGCCCGTTATGGGTCGTCGCGCCTTTGTCGGCGGTACCCTTGCTGCGAGCTCCATGGCTTTTCTTGCCGCATGCGGCAAGAAGGGCGGCGACGCTTCCGGTTCTGAGTCCGGTTCGAAGCTGAACTTCTACATCAACAACCCGGTCTGCATCGACCCCTACAATGTCCAGGAGGACCAGGGCACTCAGGTCGAGTACCAGCTCTTTGATGCTCTGACCTCTTATGACGCCGAGAAGGGCGAGATCGTTCCGCTGGCTTGCGAGTCCTTCGAGGCCAACGACGACGCCACCGAGTTCACCTTCAAGATCAAGAAGGCCAAGTTCCACAACGGTGACGACGTTACCTCCAAGTCCTTCAAGCTCGGTTGGGAGCGTCTGGTCAACACCAAGTCGGCTGTCGCTACCGAGTACGGCCCTTCCGAGGTCTCCTATCACCTTTCCATGGTCGAGGGCTATGACGATCTGCTTGCCGGTAACGCTACCGAGCTCAGCGGTGTTACCTGCCCCGACGATGAGACCCTCGTCGTCAAGCTGGCTTCCGCTTACGCCGACTTCCCCTTCGTCGCCTCTCACCCGGCTCTGGCCCCGGTTCCCGAGTGCGCCGAGTCCGATGTCAAGAGCTTCTACCTCGCCCCGGTCGGTAACGGCCCGTTCATGATGGACGGCAAGTGGGAGGATGGCCAGGAGATCAACGTCAAGAAGTTCGACGATTACTATGGCGACAAGGCCAAGATCGATGGCATCCACTTCCAGGTCATCAAGGACATGGAGACCGCCTACAAGGAGTTCCAGGCCGGTAACCTCGATGTCTGCGACGTTCCCGTCGCTCAGATCGACGCCGCCAAGAAGGATCGCGGCGTGTCCAAGGACGGCTACACCATGGGTGACGGCGAGCGCATGCTGCTCGGCGCCGAGCCTTCCACGTACTATCTGACCTGCAACACCACGGCCGAGCCGTTCAGCAACGCCGACCTGCGCAGGGGTATCTCCCTGGCCATCAACCGTGAGGCCATCTGCAAGACCATCTTCAAGGGTACCCGTACTCCTGCCGACGGCATTGTTCCTCCGGGCATCGATGGCTACAAGGAGGGCGCATGGGAGTTCTGCGCCTACGATGTCGACAAGGCTAACGAGTACCTCGACAAGGTTGCTCCCGCTGGCGCTAACGGGGATCGTGGCATTAGCGTGACCCTGTCCTACAACCAGGACGGCGGTCACAAGGAGATCATGGAGTCCATCATCGGTGACCTCGCCAAGGTTGGCGTTACCGCTGTCTCCGATACCCCTGAGTGGTCTGCCCTGCTCGAGCAGTATCAGAACTTTAACTATCAGTTCGGTCGTCTGGGTTGGATTGCCGACTACCCGATCATGGACAACTTCCTGTATCCGCTGTTCCACTCCGACTCCCTCGGTGGCGACAACCGCTCCGGTTACAACAACCCCGAGTTCGACGCCAAGGTCGACGAGGCTCGTACTATTGTTGACGACGAGGAGCGCGTCGCTAAGATGCAGGAGGCCGACGCAATGGTCGCTGCCGACTGCCCGGTCATCCCGATTATGTTCTACACGCACACCATCGCCGGCTCCGATCGCATTAAGCACCTCTATGTCGATCCGCAGAAGCACGCCGATCTGGGTACCGCTGAGCTCGCCTAA
- a CDS encoding N-acetylmannosamine-6-phosphate 2-epimerase, translating into MTVDPLIQSLKGKLVVSVQAYMGEPLRTPETMAQMSRACELGGAAAIRCQGLADIAAIKGRCEVPVIGLWKDGHEGVYITPTLRHARACVAAGADIVAIDATDRPRPDGKSVEDTFRPLHEEGVLLMADCATIEDIRRAVDMGFDLVSTTLSHGVAAIDCTMADGPDLPLLRQATEEFPGLPIICEGRVHTPEEARAAIDAGAWAVVVGTAITHPTSITSWFKAALEA; encoded by the coding sequence ATGACCGTTGATCCTTTGATCCAGTCCCTGAAGGGCAAGCTCGTCGTGAGCGTTCAGGCGTATATGGGCGAGCCGCTTCGTACGCCCGAGACCATGGCTCAAATGTCTCGCGCTTGCGAGCTTGGCGGCGCCGCCGCCATTCGCTGCCAGGGCCTTGCCGACATTGCCGCCATTAAGGGTCGCTGTGAGGTTCCCGTCATCGGTCTGTGGAAGGACGGGCACGAGGGCGTTTACATCACGCCGACGCTGCGTCACGCTCGTGCCTGCGTTGCTGCGGGTGCCGATATCGTGGCGATCGACGCCACCGATCGTCCGCGTCCCGATGGCAAGTCGGTCGAGGACACCTTCCGCCCGCTGCACGAGGAGGGTGTGCTCCTGATGGCGGATTGTGCCACCATCGAGGACATTCGCCGTGCGGTTGATATGGGCTTCGACCTGGTATCCACCACACTCTCTCACGGTGTCGCCGCCATCGACTGCACCATGGCCGATGGCCCCGACCTGCCGCTCCTGCGTCAGGCGACCGAGGAATTTCCCGGCCTTCCCATCATTTGCGAGGGTCGCGTGCATACGCCCGAGGAGGCTCGCGCTGCAATCGACGCCGGCGCGTGGGCCGTTGTCGTCGGCACCGCTATCACGCACCCCACGAGTATTACAAGTTGGTTCAAGGCTGCGCTTGAGGCGTAA